Proteins encoded together in one Maricaulis maris window:
- a CDS encoding murein hydrolase activator EnvC family protein produces MLSVFAALLLLQTQPATPPDADEAARLEQEERENAARAEAVAQQAEALADEIALMQRQLVDLGQRVGASENAALIAEAELDRLAGEEAELLGRLTEDRETLIDILAAIQRIESQTPPAVLAAPEDAAEAARAASLMSEVAPALRERADQIADQLTQLREVRASIESEQTSLGTAERALSAQRLELEVLIAERRALEARRRNEAVTLLEASSSAGQRARSIRSLIGELSRMAEVMPTLNPRRTPPDTAIPAPRVRPPRDLVAARVPTAPLETLRFADARGRLRPPATGAVVRGYGDLAEDGTASEGIFIRTRPRAQVVSPFDGRVEFAGPFNTYGGLLILNVGDGYYVVLAGMSVTYASVGQSVLAGEPVGAMSEAEQSAPDLYLELRRNDDAIDPGPWFRTISQPG; encoded by the coding sequence ATGTTGAGCGTTTTCGCAGCCCTGCTGCTCCTCCAGACCCAGCCTGCCACTCCGCCAGACGCGGACGAGGCGGCACGTCTGGAACAGGAAGAACGTGAAAACGCCGCCCGCGCGGAAGCCGTTGCCCAACAAGCCGAAGCCCTCGCCGACGAAATTGCCCTGATGCAGCGTCAGCTGGTCGATCTGGGACAGCGCGTCGGTGCCAGCGAAAATGCGGCCCTGATCGCGGAGGCGGAACTTGATCGCCTAGCCGGCGAGGAAGCCGAATTGCTCGGCCGCCTCACCGAAGACCGGGAAACCCTGATCGACATCCTCGCGGCCATCCAACGTATCGAAAGCCAGACCCCACCGGCCGTTCTCGCCGCTCCGGAAGATGCCGCCGAGGCGGCCCGGGCCGCCTCGCTGATGTCGGAAGTGGCGCCGGCCTTGCGCGAACGGGCCGACCAAATCGCGGACCAGCTGACACAATTGCGTGAGGTGCGGGCGTCGATTGAGAGCGAACAGACGAGTTTGGGCACGGCCGAGCGCGCCTTGTCCGCGCAGCGATTGGAGCTGGAAGTGCTGATCGCGGAACGCCGGGCCCTGGAGGCACGCCGTCGGAATGAGGCCGTCACCTTGCTCGAGGCGTCGAGCTCGGCCGGTCAGCGGGCCCGCTCGATCCGCTCCCTGATTGGCGAGTTGAGCCGCATGGCGGAAGTCATGCCCACGCTCAATCCGCGCCGTACGCCGCCTGACACCGCTATCCCCGCACCCCGGGTGAGACCGCCCCGCGACCTTGTTGCGGCCCGTGTCCCCACTGCGCCCCTGGAAACCCTGCGCTTTGCCGACGCACGGGGCCGACTGCGTCCACCGGCGACAGGCGCGGTCGTGAGAGGCTATGGTGATCTGGCCGAAGATGGCACAGCATCTGAAGGAATTTTCATTCGGACCCGGCCCCGGGCACAGGTAGTCTCGCCTTTTGACGGTCGGGTCGAGTTTGCCGGACCGTTCAACACCTATGGCGGTCTCTTGATCCTCAATGTCGGCGATGGCTACTATGTTGTTCTGGCAGGCATGTCGGTAACCTATGCCAGTGTCGGCCAGAGCGTCCTCGCCGGAGAGCCCGTTGGCGCTATGTCAGAAGCCGAGCAATCGGCACCAGACTTGTATCTGGAACTGAGACGAAATGACGATGCGATTGATCCGGGACCGTGGTTCCGGACGATATCGCAACCGGGCTAG
- a CDS encoding S41 family peptidase translates to MRINVFASMVAFAVGAVAIAVSAEGAQEDRSASFRQIELFGDVLSRIESDYVSDTDQAELIEAAIEGMLTSLDPHSAYHNPDAYEDLRVTTRGEYGGLGMEVVRREQYITIVSPIADTPAERAGLRTNDRIIAVDGEAIVGISVDEAVALMRGAVGDPVTITISRDQDDPFDVTLVRDTIPLRTVVTRIEEGVPYMRIAGFNERTTEMVQEGLTELRDEFGADLPGLIVDMRFNPGGLLDQAIGVTDVFLDGGEVVSTRTRDPRDTQRYNARPGDRLNGVPIVILINEGTASAAEIVAGALQDRERAELVGMTSFGKGSIQTIIPLRGGRDGALRLTTGRYYTPAGRSIQATGIVPDQQISAWALNDDAEADVPQIGSEADLDGALVNENGDERETTDLAAVEQPPADWPEDEDYQLHRAVEILTSAMETQQASLRP, encoded by the coding sequence ATGCGTATCAATGTGTTCGCTTCAATGGTGGCTTTCGCCGTCGGCGCCGTGGCTATCGCGGTCTCGGCTGAGGGTGCCCAGGAAGACCGGTCGGCCAGTTTCCGCCAGATCGAGCTCTTCGGTGACGTGCTCAGCCGCATCGAGTCGGACTATGTCTCCGACACCGATCAGGCCGAGCTCATCGAGGCCGCCATTGAGGGCATGCTGACCTCGCTCGATCCCCACTCCGCCTATCATAATCCCGATGCCTACGAAGACCTGCGCGTCACGACGCGCGGTGAATATGGCGGGCTTGGCATGGAGGTCGTCCGCCGCGAGCAGTACATCACCATCGTTTCACCGATCGCCGACACACCGGCTGAACGGGCCGGACTTCGGACCAATGACCGCATTATCGCGGTCGATGGCGAAGCGATCGTGGGCATTTCCGTCGATGAGGCTGTCGCCCTCATGCGCGGCGCTGTCGGTGACCCGGTGACCATCACGATTTCGCGTGATCAGGATGATCCGTTCGATGTCACCCTGGTACGCGACACCATCCCGCTGCGGACGGTGGTGACGCGAATCGAGGAAGGCGTACCCTATATGCGGATTGCCGGCTTCAATGAGCGCACGACCGAGATGGTCCAGGAGGGCCTGACCGAGCTGCGCGACGAATTCGGCGCTGACCTGCCGGGCCTGATTGTCGACATGCGCTTCAATCCGGGCGGCCTTCTGGACCAGGCGATCGGCGTGACCGATGTCTTCCTCGATGGCGGCGAGGTGGTGTCCACCCGAACCCGTGATCCGCGCGACACCCAGCGCTATAATGCCCGTCCGGGGGACCGGCTCAACGGGGTCCCGATCGTGATTCTGATCAATGAAGGCACCGCGAGCGCGGCAGAAATTGTCGCCGGGGCTCTGCAGGACCGGGAACGCGCCGAACTGGTCGGCATGACAAGCTTCGGGAAGGGCTCGATCCAGACCATCATCCCGCTGCGGGGCGGACGCGACGGCGCCCTGCGCCTGACCACCGGCCGCTATTACACGCCGGCCGGCCGCTCCATCCAGGCGACCGGCATTGTTCCGGACCAGCAGATCTCGGCCTGGGCGCTTAACGATGACGCGGAAGCCGATGTGCCGCAGATCGGCTCGGAAGCGGATCTCGACGGCGCTCTGGTCAATGAAAACGGCGATGAGCGTGAGACCACGGATCTTGCGGCCGTCGAACAGCCGCCGGCTGACTGGCCGGAGGACGAAGACTACCAGCTGCATCGCGCGGTCGAGATTCTGACCTCGGCCATGGAAACCCAGCAGGCCTCCCTGCGGCCCTGA